One window from the genome of Nitrospirota bacterium encodes:
- a CDS encoding Ppx/GppA phosphatase family protein produces MRESPKSMVLAGVDIGTLTCRLLIARVGAEGRLSELHAQRQVLRLGEGLARGGRLKPAAMARVIATLARWRRIIETYQVDGEAVVATSAVREATNREEFLAKAKQEAGFSVEVISGEEEARRTMLGIRSGLPKGVSAILGLDIGGGSTEFILDRPNRPPVIRSIEIGVVRLTEQALLHDPPTAEEIARASEAVVVAADSVRPVLGDLHGTTFVGAAGTITTLAAMALGLSAYEGARIHNYRLELETVRRLERELLSRSKAQRRGTPGLEAGREDVIAAGTLILRGVMERLGYEACLVSDLGLREGIVLDLAVRLRERDQ; encoded by the coding sequence ATGCGGGAATCTCCAAAATCCATGGTGCTGGCCGGCGTGGACATCGGCACCCTGACGTGCCGGTTGCTGATTGCCCGGGTGGGGGCCGAGGGCCGGCTGTCCGAGCTCCATGCGCAGCGGCAGGTGCTTCGGCTGGGCGAAGGGCTGGCGCGCGGGGGCCGGCTGAAGCCCGCAGCCATGGCGCGCGTGATCGCGACGCTGGCCAGGTGGCGTAGGATCATCGAGACCTACCAGGTGGACGGGGAGGCGGTCGTGGCGACCAGCGCGGTGCGGGAAGCGACCAACCGGGAGGAATTCCTGGCGAAGGCCAAGCAGGAAGCCGGGTTTTCGGTGGAGGTGATCAGTGGGGAGGAAGAGGCCCGGCGGACCATGCTCGGCATCCGGTCCGGGCTCCCCAAAGGCGTCTCGGCGATCCTGGGCCTCGACATCGGCGGTGGCAGCACGGAGTTCATCCTGGACCGGCCGAACCGGCCTCCGGTGATCCGATCCATCGAGATCGGGGTGGTCCGCCTCACCGAACAGGCTCTGCTGCACGATCCGCCGACGGCGGAGGAGATCGCCAGGGCGAGCGAGGCGGTCGTCGTTGCGGCGGATTCCGTGCGGCCGGTTCTGGGAGATTTGCACGGCACGACCTTCGTCGGGGCCGCCGGCACCATCACGACGCTGGCCGCCATGGCTCTGGGACTGTCGGCCTACGAAGGGGCCAGGATTCACAACTACCGGCTGGAGCTGGAGACGGTGCGTCGGCTGGAGCGCGAGTTGCTCAGCCGATCCAAGGCGCAGCGCCGCGGAACGCCGGGGTTGGAGGCAGGCCGGGAGGACGTGATCGCAGCCGGGACTCTCATCCTGCGCGGGGTGATGGAGCGGTTGGGCTATGAGGCCTGCCTGGTCAGCGACCTGGGGTTGCGCGAGGGGATCGTGCTGGATCTGGCAGTACGACTCCGGGAGCGTGATCAGTGA
- a CDS encoding PKD domain-containing protein translates to MVSRILLASWFLSWLLPGSSALAFRITAPVADSTLASGQEIPVRVELGMEIGISRVRYYWYRQGEEPLVAQLARPALEATASVSPPYGGTLRVPAEAFGVLRLLAVGEVTRGRLAGKEEFDEVLVRVAPQAALTGVEFEVEKPWRLETLGKILEVPVVGQFADGVTRRIGGASSGSVYRSSDEAVVAVDSDGLIRVAGNGRAIVTVANGGKEGTISVVVKADGEDNRAPIARAGPDLTVKGGTTVVLNALRSSDPDGDPLQYEWTQIRGNKVSLLDPGSAKATFVAPVVSARRLLQFRLRVTDMKGPDTVKGADGLPAYVNVWVEP, encoded by the coding sequence ATGGTCTCTCGGATCCTGCTGGCGAGCTGGTTTCTGAGTTGGCTGTTGCCTGGCTCGTCGGCTCTTGCCTTTCGGATCACGGCGCCGGTCGCGGACTCGACGCTCGCGTCGGGGCAGGAGATTCCCGTTCGCGTCGAGTTGGGCATGGAGATCGGGATCAGCCGGGTGCGGTACTACTGGTACCGGCAGGGCGAGGAGCCGCTCGTGGCCCAACTGGCCCGACCGGCCCTGGAGGCGACGGCCTCCGTGTCGCCTCCTTACGGCGGGACGCTCCGAGTGCCGGCCGAGGCTTTCGGCGTGCTGCGGCTCCTAGCGGTGGGGGAGGTCACCCGCGGCCGGCTGGCGGGCAAGGAAGAGTTCGACGAGGTTCTGGTCCGGGTTGCGCCGCAGGCGGCCCTGACGGGGGTCGAGTTCGAGGTGGAGAAGCCCTGGCGGCTGGAGACCTTGGGAAAGATCCTGGAGGTGCCGGTCGTGGGACAGTTCGCTGATGGGGTGACCCGTCGCATCGGCGGAGCGTCGTCCGGCAGCGTCTACCGGAGCTCGGACGAAGCCGTCGTCGCCGTCGATTCGGACGGCCTGATCCGGGTCGCGGGCAACGGGCGGGCGATCGTGACGGTCGCCAACGGGGGCAAGGAAGGGACGATCTCGGTCGTGGTCAAAGCCGACGGGGAGGACAATCGGGCGCCGATTGCGAGGGCCGGGCCGGATCTGACCGTCAAAGGGGGGACCACCGTCGTGTTGAACGCCCTTCGAAGCTCGGATCCGGATGGCGACCCGCTGCAGTACGAGTGGACGCAGATTCGGGGCAACAAGGTGTCGCTCCTGGACCCGGGCAGTGCCAAGGCCACCTTCGTTGCCCCCGTCGTGTCGGCGCGTCGGCTCTTGCAGTTCCGGCTGCGCGTCACCGATATGAAAGGACCGGACACGGTGAAGGGGGCCGACGGCCTGCCCGCCTACGTCAACGTCTGGGTCGAACCGTAG
- a CDS encoding peroxiredoxin has translation MALRLGDEAPNFTADTTEGRINFHEWLGNGWGILFSHPKDFTPVCTTELGTVAKIMPEFKKRNVKVIAISVDPMDAHKGWINDINETQRCTVNYPLIADPERKVATLYDMIHPNALDNMTVRSVFVIGPDKKIKLTLTYPASTGRNFDELLRVIDSLQLTANYKVATPANWKDGEDCIITPAVSDADAKNLFPKGFKAVKPYLRYTPQPNR, from the coding sequence ATGGCTTTGCGTCTGGGAGACGAAGCGCCGAATTTCACGGCGGATACGACAGAGGGCAGGATCAACTTCCACGAATGGCTGGGTAACGGGTGGGGCATCCTCTTCTCGCATCCCAAGGACTTCACGCCGGTCTGCACCACCGAGCTCGGGACCGTAGCCAAGATCATGCCCGAGTTCAAGAAGCGCAACGTCAAGGTCATCGCGATCAGCGTGGATCCCATGGACGCTCACAAGGGCTGGATCAACGACATCAACGAAACCCAGCGTTGCACCGTGAACTACCCGCTGATTGCGGATCCGGAGCGGAAGGTCGCGACGCTCTATGACATGATCCACCCGAACGCCCTGGACAACATGACGGTCCGGTCCGTGTTCGTCATCGGCCCCGACAAAAAGATCAAGCTCACGCTCACCTACCCGGCTTCCACGGGCCGCAACTTCGACGAGCTGCTGCGGGTCATCGACTCCCTCCAGTTGACGGCCAACTACAAGGTCGCCACGCCTGCCAACTGGAAGGACGGCGAGGACTGCATCATCACCCCGGCCGTGTCCGACGCCGACGCCAAGAATCTGTTTCCCAAGGGGTTCAAAGCGGTGAAGCCGTACCTGCGCTATACGCCGCAACCGAACAGGTAG
- a CDS encoding S16 family serine protease, which produces MTDRLNKRRLPSALACGSILLVLLSVASPAGAESVVEVPVLGAISSNNRGVFEVMLLQWDQKASPDPIHLQWGNNRVQFFGAYLRAMQAAFTYAVDRTPAVRHTGTLTIYGLSYVPTSSDGPSAGAAMAVGFIAVLKGDPIRRGVAVTGTLESDGRIGVVGAIPDKVRAAAREGYRTILIPRGQFYEPQWGLSSLALELNVTIREVGTVEEAYEVMTGRRF; this is translated from the coding sequence ATGACGGACCGGCTCAACAAACGGCGGCTCCCCTCGGCCCTGGCCTGTGGCTCGATTCTCCTGGTCCTGCTGTCCGTTGCGAGCCCCGCCGGAGCGGAGTCGGTCGTCGAGGTCCCCGTGCTCGGCGCGATCTCCTCCAACAACCGGGGCGTCTTCGAAGTCATGCTGCTCCAGTGGGACCAGAAGGCCTCCCCGGATCCGATCCATCTCCAATGGGGGAACAACCGGGTGCAATTCTTCGGCGCCTACCTGCGCGCCATGCAAGCCGCCTTCACATACGCCGTGGACCGGACGCCCGCCGTCCGCCACACCGGGACGCTGACCATCTACGGTCTCTCCTACGTACCGACGAGCAGCGACGGGCCGAGCGCGGGCGCCGCCATGGCGGTCGGATTCATCGCCGTCTTGAAGGGCGACCCGATCCGGCGCGGAGTGGCCGTGACCGGCACGCTCGAGTCGGACGGGCGGATCGGGGTCGTCGGCGCCATTCCGGACAAGGTGCGCGCGGCGGCCCGCGAAGGGTACCGCACCATCCTCATTCCCCGCGGACAGTTCTACGAGCCCCAGTGGGGCCTGTCGAGCTTGGCGCTGGAGCTCAACGTCACGATCAGGGAAGTGGGAACGGTCGAGGAAGCCTACGAGGTCATGACCGGCCGGCGATTCTGA